A part of Streptomyces sp. NBC_01497 genomic DNA contains:
- a CDS encoding pyridoxal-phosphate dependent enzyme codes for MSDRVELGSWPTAVEAAPRLAAALGLGADDLWIKRDDLTGLGGGGNKVRKLEWTVGAALADGADTLVTTGAPQSNHARLTAAAAARTGVAAVLVFPGRPGASRSGNLALDGLFNARIVWAGEVDAAGLDGVARQTCERLRASGARPALIPFGGSSRLGARGYERCGEELRAQLPGPVTVVAALGSGGTMAGLVSALGPDAVLGVHVGAVPDPRAAVAALTDAAPARLRIRTDQVGEGYAKLTEPVRDALKLAARTEGIVLDPIYTGRALAGLVAAVGDGDIRPGERTVFLHSGGLPGFFGHPEAPDFAERAADPVG; via the coding sequence CTGGCCGCGGCGCTCGGCCTCGGGGCCGACGACCTGTGGATCAAGCGCGACGACCTGACCGGCCTCGGCGGGGGCGGCAACAAGGTACGCAAGCTGGAGTGGACCGTCGGCGCCGCGCTGGCCGACGGTGCCGACACGCTGGTGACGACAGGTGCGCCGCAGAGCAACCACGCCCGGCTGACGGCCGCCGCCGCGGCCCGTACGGGTGTGGCGGCGGTGCTGGTGTTCCCCGGCCGACCGGGCGCGTCCCGGTCCGGCAACCTCGCGTTGGACGGCCTGTTCAACGCCCGCATCGTGTGGGCCGGGGAGGTCGACGCGGCGGGACTCGACGGGGTCGCGCGTCAGACGTGCGAGCGGCTTCGGGCGTCGGGCGCCCGGCCCGCGCTCATCCCGTTCGGCGGGTCGAGCAGGCTCGGGGCGCGGGGGTACGAACGCTGCGGGGAGGAACTGCGTGCGCAGCTTCCTGGTCCTGTCACGGTGGTGGCCGCCCTCGGCTCCGGCGGGACGATGGCCGGGCTGGTGAGCGCGCTCGGTCCCGACGCGGTCCTCGGCGTGCACGTCGGCGCGGTGCCCGATCCGCGGGCCGCCGTGGCCGCGCTCACCGACGCGGCCCCGGCCCGCCTGCGCATCCGGACGGACCAGGTCGGCGAGGGCTACGCGAAGCTGACCGAACCCGTGCGGGACGCGCTGAAGCTGGCGGCGCGCACCGAGGGCATCGTGCTCGATCCGATCTACACGGGGCGGGCGCTGGCCGGTCTGGTCGCGGCGGTGGGGGACGGTGACATCCGGCCCGGCGAGCGGACCGTCTTCCTGCACAGCGGGGGCCTGCCCGGGTTCTTCGGCCACCCGGAAGCACCGGACTTCGCGGAGCGCGCGGCCGACCCGGTCGGCTGA
- a CDS encoding helix-turn-helix domain-containing protein: MLRESVFRSEDLPVEDRFDAWRERMSATHAPMRLESNRAGDFHARQRLIGLGAVSMWPAHFEQLVFLRTPKLIRQSDPEVYHLSLLRDGAAGVSWGREENVYSTGDFHLNDSSRPYEIWTADGWISSVGVEIPKALLPLPADTVDRAVGRHLTGRSGPGALLAHFLTQLAADTSSYRLSDGPRLATVLVDLVAAMLAHAVEEETSQSPETRTRVLTLRIKTFIRQNLHDPELTPSQVAERHHISCGYLHRLFRDEGETVAAHIRHERLAGAHRDLADPAHAATPVHVIATRWGYSRASEFTRAFRTAYGIPPTEHRLHARRA; encoded by the coding sequence ATACTGCGCGAGTCCGTGTTCCGCAGCGAGGACCTGCCGGTGGAGGACCGCTTCGACGCCTGGCGCGAGCGGATGAGCGCCACCCACGCACCCATGCGACTGGAGAGTAACCGCGCGGGCGACTTCCACGCCCGGCAGCGGCTGATCGGCCTCGGGGCCGTGTCGATGTGGCCGGCGCACTTCGAGCAGTTGGTCTTCCTGCGGACGCCGAAACTGATCCGGCAGTCCGATCCGGAGGTCTACCACCTCTCGCTGCTGCGGGACGGCGCCGCCGGGGTGTCCTGGGGCCGCGAGGAGAACGTGTACAGCACGGGCGACTTCCATCTCAACGACTCGTCGCGCCCGTACGAGATCTGGACTGCGGACGGCTGGATCTCGTCCGTGGGCGTCGAGATCCCCAAGGCGCTGCTGCCCCTGCCCGCGGACACCGTCGACCGGGCGGTCGGCAGGCACCTGACGGGCAGGTCCGGTCCTGGCGCGCTGCTGGCGCATTTCCTCACCCAGCTCGCCGCCGACACGAGCTCCTACCGGCTCTCGGACGGGCCGCGGCTCGCCACCGTGCTCGTGGACCTGGTCGCGGCGATGCTGGCGCACGCCGTGGAGGAGGAGACGTCTCAGTCGCCCGAGACCCGCACGCGGGTGCTGACGCTGCGGATCAAGACGTTCATCCGCCAGAACCTGCACGACCCGGAGCTGACGCCGAGTCAGGTGGCGGAGCGGCACCACATCTCGTGCGGCTACCTCCACCGGCTCTTCCGCGACGAGGGCGAGACGGTGGCCGCGCACATCCGCCATGAGCGGCTGGCGGGCGCGCACCGCGACCTCGCGGACCCGGCGCACGCGGCGACGCCCGTCCACGTGATCGCGACACGCTGGGGCTACTCCCGGGCGTCCGAGTTCACTCGTGCCTTCCGTACGGCGTACGGCATCCCGCCCACGGAGCACCGGCTCCACGCGCGGCGGGCGTGA